A genomic window from Bradyrhizobium lupini includes:
- a CDS encoding mannitol dehydrogenase family protein: MRLGRANLDRLPPGIRRPAYDRSRVTPGIVHLGLGAFHRAHQAVVIDDCLGAGATSWGIVGASLRSPDTRDALAPQDHLYTVAVRAAKGTEHRIIGALLDSMVARESPARLVERMADPAIRIVSLTVTEKGYCHTPQTGDLDERHPDVVHDLNNFDAPRSAPGFIVAALARRRALGAPPFTVLSCDNLAANGHTVQRIVTQFAALRSKDLGKWIADAAAFPSTMVDRIVPETTDGDRDAVSSALGLRDAWPVMTEPFTQWVVEDRFTAGRPDLAAAGVELVNDVKPFELMKLRLLNASHSALAYLGYLAGYETIADTMLDSHFARLAAQVMEEAAVTLTMPSGADLAAYRASLLRRFANPALHHRTWQIAMDGSQKLPQRLLGAMQDRLARNLPIATHALAVAGWMRYVSGLDEKGRTIDVRDPLAAEFAGLAREAGPVAERLAPALLGVGKVFGPLGAEPRLREAVTAALGRLYKDGARRAVEILVSA, from the coding sequence ATGCGCCTTGGCCGCGCCAATCTCGACCGGCTGCCACCCGGCATCCGCCGCCCGGCCTACGACCGTTCGCGGGTCACGCCCGGCATCGTGCATCTCGGCCTTGGCGCGTTTCATCGTGCCCACCAGGCCGTCGTCATCGACGATTGTCTTGGCGCCGGCGCCACGTCATGGGGCATCGTCGGCGCGAGCTTGCGCAGCCCTGATACACGCGACGCCCTCGCCCCGCAGGATCATCTCTATACGGTTGCCGTCCGTGCAGCCAAAGGCACTGAACACCGCATCATCGGTGCGCTGCTCGACAGCATGGTCGCGCGCGAAAGCCCGGCACGATTGGTCGAGCGAATGGCCGATCCCGCCATTCGCATCGTCTCCCTCACCGTCACCGAGAAAGGCTATTGCCACACGCCCCAGACCGGCGATCTCGACGAACGGCATCCTGATGTCGTGCACGACCTCAACAATTTCGACGCGCCGCGCTCGGCTCCCGGCTTCATCGTCGCCGCGCTGGCGCGCCGGCGGGCGCTGGGCGCCCCACCCTTCACCGTGCTGAGTTGCGACAACCTCGCCGCCAACGGCCACACCGTGCAGCGGATCGTGACGCAATTCGCCGCGCTGCGCTCGAAAGATCTCGGCAAGTGGATCGCGGATGCGGCGGCCTTCCCCTCGACCATGGTCGACCGGATCGTGCCGGAGACGACGGACGGTGACCGCGATGCGGTTTCATCAGCGCTCGGTTTGCGCGATGCATGGCCTGTCATGACCGAGCCCTTCACGCAATGGGTGGTCGAGGATCGCTTTACGGCCGGCCGGCCCGATCTTGCCGCCGCGGGCGTCGAACTGGTGAACGACGTCAAGCCGTTCGAGCTGATGAAGCTGCGGCTGCTCAACGCCAGCCATTCGGCGCTGGCCTATCTCGGCTATCTCGCAGGCTACGAGACCATCGCCGACACCATGCTGGATTCGCATTTCGCGCGCCTCGCCGCACAGGTGATGGAAGAGGCCGCGGTGACATTGACGATGCCATCAGGCGCAGATCTGGCCGCCTATCGCGCCTCGCTGCTCAGGCGCTTCGCCAATCCGGCGCTGCATCACCGCACCTGGCAGATCGCGATGGACGGCTCGCAAAAGCTGCCGCAGCGCCTGCTCGGCGCGATGCAGGATCGTCTCGCCAGGAACCTGCCGATCGCGACGCATGCGCTCGCGGTGGCCGGCTGGATGCGCTACGTCAGCGGCCTTGACGAGAAGGGCCGCACCATCGACGTGCGCGATCCGCTCGCAGCCGAGTTCGCCGGCTTGGCGCGCGAGGCAGGTCCCGTCGCCGAACGATTGGCACCCGCGCTGCTCGGCGTCGGAAAAGTGTTCGGGCCCTTGGGCGCCGAGCCGCGCCTGCGCGAAGCCGTGACCGCTGCGCTCGGCCGGCTCTACAAGGATGGCGCGCGGCGTGCGGTGGAGATTCTGGTCTCGGCGTGA
- a CDS encoding TRAP transporter large permease, translating into MLLLLGGFLILMLLGVPVAIAMAASSLLYILVSGVTPDVTLAQRMIAGVESFPLLAVPFFILAGNLMNIAGVTGRIYKFAVALVGWMRGGLGHVNIIGSVIFSGMSGTAIADAAGLGTIEIKAMKDHGYSTEFSVGVTAASATLGPIIPPSLPFVIYGMMANVSIGALFLGGVIPGVVLTLLMMATVTYFAHKNKWGSDTPFSWPQLGSAGLEILVVLSFPMAVWLLTVAGLSTNWAVGLGLFALLAIDWYFDFSAVMALMAPVILIGGMTLGWFTPTEAAVAAVIWSLFLGLVRYRTMTMKTVAKATFDTIETTASVLFIVTAASIFAWLLTVSQAAQMLSDWMLSITHNKWVFLALANVLILFVGCFIDTTAAITILVPILLPIVLKLGIDPIHFGLIMTLNLMIGLLHPPLGMVLFVLARVAKLSVERTTVAILPWLVPLMVALIAITYIPELTLWLPKYMGLSK; encoded by the coding sequence ATGTTGCTGTTGCTTGGAGGCTTCCTCATCCTCATGCTGCTCGGCGTTCCCGTGGCCATCGCCATGGCGGCGTCGTCGCTGCTCTACATCCTGGTCAGCGGCGTGACGCCCGACGTCACGCTGGCGCAGCGCATGATCGCCGGTGTCGAGAGCTTTCCGTTGCTCGCCGTGCCGTTCTTCATCCTGGCCGGCAATCTCATGAACATCGCGGGCGTCACCGGGCGCATCTATAAATTCGCCGTCGCGCTGGTCGGCTGGATGCGCGGCGGCCTCGGCCACGTCAATATCATTGGCTCGGTGATCTTCTCCGGCATGTCTGGCACCGCGATCGCGGATGCCGCCGGTCTCGGTACCATCGAGATCAAGGCGATGAAGGACCACGGCTACTCCACGGAATTCTCCGTGGGCGTCACCGCGGCCTCCGCCACGCTCGGGCCGATCATCCCGCCGTCGCTGCCTTTCGTGATCTACGGCATGATGGCTAACGTCTCGATCGGCGCGCTGTTTCTGGGGGGCGTCATTCCAGGCGTCGTGCTGACGCTCCTGATGATGGCCACCGTCACCTACTTCGCGCACAAGAACAAATGGGGCAGCGATACGCCGTTCTCCTGGCCGCAATTGGGATCGGCGGGGCTCGAGATCCTCGTCGTATTGAGCTTCCCGATGGCTGTCTGGCTTCTGACGGTCGCCGGTCTCTCCACCAATTGGGCAGTTGGTCTCGGCCTGTTCGCGCTGCTCGCGATCGACTGGTACTTCGACTTCTCCGCGGTGATGGCGCTGATGGCGCCGGTGATCCTGATCGGCGGCATGACGCTCGGCTGGTTCACCCCAACGGAAGCCGCGGTCGCCGCCGTGATCTGGTCGCTGTTCCTCGGCCTGGTACGCTACCGCACCATGACGATGAAAACGGTCGCGAAAGCGACTTTCGACACCATCGAGACCACGGCTTCGGTGCTGTTCATCGTCACGGCAGCCTCGATCTTCGCCTGGCTGCTGACGGTGTCGCAGGCAGCCCAGATGCTGTCGGACTGGATGCTCAGCATCACCCACAACAAATGGGTGTTCCTGGCGCTCGCCAACGTCCTGATCCTGTTCGTCGGCTGCTTCATCGACACCACGGCGGCGATCACCATTCTGGTGCCGATCCTGTTGCCGATCGTGCTCAAGCTCGGCATCGACCCGATCCATTTCGGTCTGATCATGACGCTGAACCTGATGATCGGTCTGCTGCATCCGCCGCTCGGCATGGTGTTGTTCGTGCTCGCGCGCGTCGCAAAGCTCTCGGTCGAGCGCACGACGGTGGCGATCCTGCCGTGGCTGGTGCCGCTGATGGTTGCGCTGATCGCGATCACCTACATCCCCGAATTGACCCTGTGGCTACCGAAATACATGGGACTTTCCAAATGA
- a CDS encoding L-idonate 5-dehydrogenase, protein MTSTALAATLFGPEDLRMVEHPLDKLAEGMVRLRFGAGGICGSDMHYFRHARTGDFVVKSPLVLGHEISGEVVEIAGSAANLKVGDRVAVNPSRWCGHCGACRQGRQNLCENIYFMGSASKTPHMQGGFANYFDAIPAQCVKIPDHVSYQAAALAEPLAVCLHAVARAGNIDGKRGIIFGAGPIGLLTMLAARRAGMIDITVADIAPAPLAFATRLGASHVENVAAGEEGLKAQATSRPYDVAFEVSGTAAGLASAIGIVRRGGVVVQIGNLPGGQIPVPANAVMAKEIDLRGSFRFGLEFMTAVELIADGSVDVLSLVTAERPLSTAPDALRLALDRSQSVKVVLTAN, encoded by the coding sequence ATGACCTCAACTGCTCTCGCCGCAACCCTGTTTGGCCCCGAAGATCTGCGCATGGTCGAGCATCCGCTCGACAAGCTCGCTGAAGGCATGGTGCGCCTCCGTTTCGGCGCCGGCGGCATCTGCGGCTCGGACATGCATTATTTCCGCCATGCCCGGACCGGCGATTTCGTGGTGAAATCGCCGCTGGTGCTCGGCCATGAAATCTCCGGCGAGGTCGTGGAGATCGCGGGCTCCGCGGCAAATCTAAAGGTCGGCGACCGCGTTGCCGTCAACCCGTCGCGCTGGTGCGGCCATTGCGGCGCCTGCCGCCAAGGCCGGCAGAACCTCTGCGAAAATATCTACTTCATGGGCTCGGCCTCGAAGACACCGCACATGCAGGGCGGCTTTGCCAACTATTTCGACGCGATCCCGGCACAGTGCGTGAAGATTCCCGATCATGTGTCCTATCAGGCCGCGGCGCTCGCCGAACCGCTCGCGGTCTGCCTGCACGCCGTCGCGCGTGCCGGCAACATCGATGGCAAGCGCGGCATCATCTTCGGCGCCGGTCCGATCGGGCTTCTGACCATGCTCGCCGCGCGCCGCGCCGGCATGATCGACATCACGGTGGCCGACATCGCGCCGGCGCCGCTGGCCTTTGCGACCCGGCTCGGCGCCTCTCACGTCGAGAATGTCGCAGCCGGCGAGGAAGGCCTGAAGGCGCAGGCCACCTCGCGCCCCTACGATGTCGCTTTCGAAGTCTCGGGCACGGCTGCAGGCCTTGCCAGTGCGATCGGTATCGTCAGGCGCGGCGGCGTTGTGGTGCAGATCGGCAATTTGCCGGGTGGCCAGATTCCGGTGCCGGCCAATGCGGTGATGGCCAAGGAGATCGACCTGCGCGGCTCGTTCCGCTTCGGGCTTGAGTTCATGACGGCGGTGGAGCTGATCGCGGACGGCAGCGTCGACGTGCTGTCGCTGGTCACCGCCGAGCGGCCGCTGTCCACCGCGCCGGACGCGCTGCGGCTGGCGCTCGACCGCTCGCAGAGCGTCAAGGTCGTGCTGACCGCGAACTGA
- a CDS encoding TRAP transporter small permease: protein MSTAETHRQITADEIAHTFEEEATPKVDLGIYAFEDWVALAIFWVMALAVFLQFFTRYVLNDSYAWTEEIATYCLIGVVFIGSSMCVRLSRHIQVDLLYRYLPHLVARALSTVIDLIRIVFFGYAIKLVWVYIQIIGDESMTTINLPKDYVYYAVLAGFVLMFVRSVQVAIQHLRQGYSILERPGAYDGFEG, encoded by the coding sequence ATGTCCACCGCCGAAACGCACCGGCAGATCACCGCGGACGAGATCGCCCACACCTTCGAGGAAGAGGCGACGCCCAAGGTCGATCTCGGCATCTACGCTTTCGAGGACTGGGTCGCGCTGGCGATCTTCTGGGTGATGGCGCTCGCCGTCTTCCTCCAGTTCTTCACCCGTTACGTCCTCAACGACAGCTACGCCTGGACCGAGGAGATCGCGACCTACTGCCTGATCGGCGTGGTCTTCATCGGCTCCTCGATGTGCGTGCGGCTGTCGCGGCACATCCAAGTCGACCTGCTCTATCGCTATCTTCCGCACCTTGTGGCGCGCGCATTGTCGACAGTGATCGATCTGATTCGGATCGTCTTCTTCGGTTACGCCATCAAGCTGGTCTGGGTCTACATCCAGATCATCGGCGACGAATCCATGACCACCATCAATCTTCCCAAGGACTACGTCTATTACGCCGTGCTGGCGGGCTTCGTGCTGATGTTCGTCCGCTCGGTGCAAGTGGCCATACAACATTTGCGGCAGGGCTACTCGATCCTCGAACGTCCCGGCGCCTACGACGGCTTTGAAGGGTAA
- a CDS encoding lipase family protein produces the protein MSILVELPPDQYDRRAFAKFNETSTGFDLDIARAMMWMSQLAYETHVPDTINRVSPFWDLSGVKLLSQPAHSTLPLTDTRGIIASKGDATIVAFAGTDPLHLLNWVSDFTLGRPKAPVHQGFVDAAAAVWDDVKSALAAALARKSPIFITGHSLGAAIAVATADFAREQLQLADAQIYLYGCPRVGRDDFVALYNGTFGRTTYRLVHGTDIVPTVPPPGLGFHHVGRYLACARGAKFSASQLTTNVGSDEPMANAGIGEQVRNLLSGVSENTRTDVIGRLTVLLPAGIGDHLPDRYCAALTPA, from the coding sequence GTGAGCATTCTGGTCGAACTTCCTCCCGATCAATATGACCGACGGGCATTTGCAAAATTCAACGAGACATCAACCGGCTTTGATCTCGACATCGCTCGCGCGATGATGTGGATGTCGCAACTCGCCTACGAGACCCATGTGCCGGACACGATCAACAGGGTCTCTCCTTTCTGGGATCTGTCCGGCGTCAAGTTGCTGAGCCAGCCGGCGCATTCGACGCTGCCGCTGACCGACACGCGCGGGATCATCGCGAGCAAGGGTGACGCAACCATTGTCGCCTTCGCCGGCACCGACCCGCTTCATCTCCTGAACTGGGTCAGCGATTTCACGCTTGGCCGACCGAAGGCGCCCGTGCACCAGGGGTTCGTCGATGCGGCGGCGGCCGTGTGGGACGACGTGAAGAGCGCACTGGCGGCAGCGCTGGCGCGCAAATCACCGATCTTCATCACTGGGCACAGCCTCGGCGCCGCGATCGCGGTGGCAACGGCGGACTTCGCGCGGGAGCAGCTCCAGCTCGCGGATGCGCAGATCTATCTTTACGGTTGTCCGCGCGTGGGCCGCGACGATTTCGTCGCCCTCTACAACGGTACGTTCGGCAGGACGACCTATCGTCTCGTGCACGGCACCGACATCGTCCCGACCGTGCCTCCGCCCGGGCTTGGCTTTCATCACGTCGGCCGTTATCTCGCCTGTGCACGCGGCGCCAAATTCAGCGCCAGCCAGCTCACGACGAATGTTGGTTCGGATGAGCCAATGGCGAATGCTGGAATTGGTGAGCAGGTCCGCAATCTCCTCAGCGGCGTATCCGAGAACACGCGGACGGATGTCATCGGCAGGCTCACGGTGCTGCTGCCGGCAGGGATCGGCGATCACCTGCCCGATCGTTACTGTGCCGCGCTGACACCCGCCTAG
- a CDS encoding HAD family hydrolase — protein MSSAASFSNFKVLTFDVVGTLIDFETGVLSAVRRISGKSPAELSDDKIFESYKRGRDKHHERSSEVMFHVYRYLAKELGLQADDASCDVFQLAVLRWGPFPDSVEALKRLRTKFRLVAMTNADRVALSCYAHALGNPFDDTVCADETGVAKPDPEFFAYNKGRQSAFGYKQSDILHVAQSQYHDIGIARKLGYKVCWIERRQGMAGFGGTPAVETLTKPDFHFPTLKALADAAIGPAA, from the coding sequence ATGTCGTCAGCAGCCTCGTTCAGCAATTTCAAGGTTCTCACCTTCGACGTCGTCGGCACCTTGATCGATTTCGAGACCGGCGTGCTCTCCGCGGTGCGCCGGATCTCGGGCAAGTCGCCGGCCGAGCTCAGCGACGACAAGATCTTCGAATCCTACAAGCGCGGTCGCGACAAGCACCACGAGCGTTCGAGCGAGGTGATGTTCCATGTCTATCGCTATCTTGCCAAGGAACTCGGGCTGCAGGCCGATGACGCCTCCTGCGACGTGTTCCAGCTCGCGGTGCTGCGCTGGGGACCGTTCCCAGACTCGGTCGAGGCTCTGAAGCGCCTGAGAACCAAATTCCGCCTGGTCGCGATGACCAATGCCGACCGCGTCGCGCTGTCCTGTTACGCGCACGCGCTCGGCAATCCCTTCGACGATACCGTTTGCGCCGACGAGACTGGCGTTGCGAAACCCGATCCGGAGTTTTTCGCCTACAACAAGGGCCGCCAGTCCGCTTTCGGCTACAAGCAGTCCGATATCCTTCACGTCGCGCAGAGCCAGTATCACGACATCGGGATTGCGCGGAAACTCGGCTACAAGGTGTGCTGGATCGAGCGCCGCCAGGGCATGGCCGGTTTCGGAGGCACACCGGCCGTGGAGACGCTGACCAAGCCGGACTTCCATTTTCCGACGTTGAAGGCGCTTGCCGATGCGGCCATCGGGCCGGCGGCGTAA
- a CDS encoding FAD-binding oxidoreductase, whose protein sequence is MTRDWNALPSANSLWAATAEPAREFPVVSGEHQADVVIIGAGYTGLSAAHHIAKSGLSPIVLEANRPGWGASGRNGGVITAKFRLSFREIDAVHGRAMAQRMYGIAHESTDIVEELVSEFGITSAALTRTGQVKAAHNETTLKAAIDEANWMKREMGDAEVRILDKGQVRDETGSDIFVGGVLNPGSGGIHPLNYLRGLADGVARRGIPIFQESPVVRLRRDNSGIVAETPQGAVRAKQAIIATNSYSDLTGATTNMQRTLIPFRSAIIATDRLPRNLAGSLMPTGRTYTETKRMMRWFRMVDNRVIFGGRGAFGKQDSETAFDALRKAMVGIFPDLADVPLAYKWSGLVGMTLDSVPHIGRLDDRTLFSMGYNGAGVAMSSLMGRYLAAFVRGETPEVGLLDARRLKAIPFYPLREPAVRMVAGWYQFLDAIGQ, encoded by the coding sequence ATGACACGGGACTGGAACGCGCTGCCGTCGGCCAACTCGCTGTGGGCCGCCACGGCCGAGCCGGCGCGCGAGTTTCCGGTCGTGTCAGGCGAGCACCAGGCGGATGTGGTGATCATCGGTGCGGGCTACACGGGCCTGTCTGCTGCGCACCACATCGCCAAAAGCGGTTTGTCGCCGATCGTACTTGAGGCCAACCGCCCGGGCTGGGGCGCGAGTGGACGCAATGGCGGCGTGATCACCGCAAAGTTCCGCCTCTCGTTCCGCGAGATCGACGCCGTGCACGGCCGCGCCATGGCGCAGCGCATGTACGGGATCGCGCATGAATCCACTGATATCGTCGAGGAGCTGGTCTCCGAATTTGGCATCACCAGTGCCGCGTTGACGCGCACCGGCCAGGTCAAGGCCGCTCACAACGAGACGACCCTGAAGGCCGCGATCGACGAGGCCAACTGGATGAAGCGCGAGATGGGGGATGCGGAGGTCCGCATCCTCGACAAGGGGCAAGTGCGCGACGAGACTGGCTCCGACATCTTCGTCGGCGGCGTGCTCAATCCCGGCTCCGGCGGCATCCATCCGCTGAATTATCTGCGCGGCCTTGCCGATGGCGTGGCGCGCCGCGGCATCCCGATTTTCCAGGAGTCGCCGGTCGTAAGGCTCCGCCGCGACAACAGCGGCATCGTCGCTGAAACGCCGCAAGGCGCAGTGCGGGCAAAGCAGGCGATCATCGCCACCAACAGCTATTCCGACCTCACCGGCGCGACGACGAACATGCAGCGCACGCTGATCCCGTTCCGAAGCGCCATCATCGCGACCGACAGGCTGCCGCGCAACCTCGCGGGAAGCCTGATGCCGACCGGGCGCACCTACACCGAGACCAAGCGCATGATGCGCTGGTTCCGCATGGTCGACAATCGTGTGATTTTTGGCGGCCGCGGCGCGTTCGGCAAGCAGGATTCGGAAACCGCTTTCGACGCGCTGCGCAAGGCGATGGTCGGAATCTTTCCCGACCTTGCCGACGTCCCGCTCGCCTACAAATGGTCGGGCCTGGTCGGGATGACGTTGGACTCCGTGCCGCATATCGGCCGGCTCGACGACCGCACGCTGTTCTCGATGGGCTACAACGGCGCGGGCGTGGCGATGTCGAGCCTGATGGGCCGCTATCTCGCCGCTTTCGTGCGCGGCGAGACGCCAGAGGTCGGGCTGCTCGACGCGAGGCGATTGAAAGCCATCCCGTTCTATCCGTTGCGCGAGCCCGCCGTGCGCATGGTCGCGGGCTGGTACCAGTTTCTCGATGCGATCGGACAGTGA
- a CDS encoding LysR family transcriptional regulator translates to MPELRRMLPSSNALFVFDAAARNGSFTAAAAELNVTQPAVSRMLGQFEDHLGVRLFDRKAGRAVLTEEGELLYRRVLEGFRSIESGLVEIERRRKGTETVTLSVSSAFTTHWLMPRIDKLQKQFPQVDLRFQLISGALRGPVENVDLGMRFRDREEPSSGGTLVMKEVMLPMCSPAYLGETDPAEGNTIIRLAETPGDWAADYASLLTGRRGAAKALSFTDYAVVMQAALLGQGIALGWLTVASHWLLTGALVPASDTLTTTRRICEFLPPRNRPMRPIAAEIRDWITAQMKSEIAAIDRLYPKLGAMAACY, encoded by the coding sequence ATGCCCGAGCTGCGCCGGATGCTGCCCTCAAGTAACGCCCTGTTCGTCTTCGACGCAGCGGCGCGCAATGGCAGCTTCACGGCGGCGGCCGCCGAACTGAACGTCACCCAGCCTGCGGTGAGCCGGATGCTGGGTCAGTTCGAGGACCATCTCGGCGTTCGCCTATTCGACCGCAAGGCGGGACGCGCGGTGCTCACTGAGGAAGGCGAACTCTTGTATCGCCGCGTGCTCGAAGGCTTTCGCAGCATCGAAAGCGGGCTGGTCGAGATCGAGCGGCGCCGGAAGGGCACCGAGACGGTGACACTGTCGGTCTCCTCCGCCTTCACCACGCATTGGCTGATGCCGCGCATCGACAAGCTGCAGAAGCAATTTCCTCAGGTCGATTTGCGCTTTCAGCTGATCTCCGGCGCGCTGCGCGGACCAGTGGAGAATGTCGACCTCGGCATGCGCTTCCGCGATCGCGAGGAGCCGTCATCCGGTGGCACGCTGGTGATGAAGGAGGTCATGCTGCCGATGTGCAGCCCTGCCTATCTCGGCGAAACCGATCCCGCCGAAGGCAACACCATCATTCGGCTCGCCGAGACGCCGGGCGACTGGGCCGCGGATTACGCATCGCTTCTCACCGGGCGCCGCGGTGCGGCCAAGGCGCTGAGCTTCACGGACTATGCCGTCGTGATGCAGGCCGCCCTGCTCGGCCAGGGCATCGCGCTCGGTTGGCTGACGGTCGCCTCGCACTGGCTATTGACCGGCGCGCTGGTGCCCGCCTCCGACACGCTCACCACCACACGCCGCATCTGCGAATTCCTGCCACCGCGCAACCGGCCGATGCGTCCCATCGCCGCCGAGATCCGCGACTGGATCACCGCGCAGATGAAAAGCGAGATCGCCGCGATCGACCGGCTCTATCCGAAGCTCGGCGCGATGGCGGCTTGCTACTAG
- a CDS encoding sialic acid TRAP transporter substrate-binding protein SiaP, whose translation MVLAVSAAAMIATTGAGMAQAKLKWAHVYETSEPFHTASVWAAQEIGKRTNGRYAIDVYPASQLGKESDINQGLSLGSVDIIISGSSFAAKSFPPIGVTYYPYTFRDADHLLAYTKSDIFKELTKGYEDKSGHHIVAVTYYGVRQTSSNKPIKTCADLKGLKMRVPDVPAYLAMPRACGANTAPIAFAEVYLALQNGTVEAQENPLTTIEAKKFYEVQKHIVLTGHIVDHLNTVVAGALWKKLSDEDKKIFTDVAQEAAAKATAEIKQNEAKLVAFFKEKGLTVTEVDKSEFRDTVLKNVAFETFGYRKADWERIQAVK comes from the coding sequence ATGGTGCTGGCGGTCTCGGCCGCGGCGATGATTGCTACGACTGGCGCCGGCATGGCGCAGGCCAAGCTCAAATGGGCCCATGTCTACGAGACCTCGGAGCCGTTCCACACTGCTTCAGTCTGGGCCGCGCAGGAGATCGGCAAACGCACCAACGGGCGCTATGCGATCGACGTCTATCCGGCGTCGCAGCTCGGCAAGGAGTCCGACATCAACCAGGGCCTCTCGCTCGGCTCGGTCGACATCATCATCTCCGGCTCGAGCTTTGCCGCCAAGAGCTTTCCGCCGATCGGCGTGACCTATTATCCCTACACCTTCCGCGATGCCGATCATCTGCTGGCCTACACCAAGAGCGACATCTTCAAGGAGCTCACCAAGGGTTATGAGGACAAGAGCGGCCACCACATCGTCGCGGTGACCTATTACGGCGTGCGCCAGACCTCGTCGAACAAGCCGATCAAGACCTGTGCCGACCTCAAGGGCCTGAAGATGCGCGTGCCCGATGTGCCCGCCTATCTCGCTATGCCGCGCGCCTGCGGCGCCAACACCGCGCCGATCGCGTTCGCCGAGGTCTATCTGGCGCTCCAGAACGGTACCGTCGAAGCCCAGGAGAATCCGCTCACCACGATCGAGGCCAAGAAGTTCTACGAGGTGCAGAAGCACATCGTGCTGACCGGCCACATCGTCGACCATCTCAACACGGTGGTGGCCGGTGCGCTCTGGAAGAAGCTCAGCGACGAGGACAAGAAGATCTTCACCGACGTCGCGCAGGAGGCCGCCGCCAAGGCGACCGCGGAGATCAAGCAGAACGAGGCCAAGCTGGTCGCCTTCTTCAAGGAGAAGGGCCTGACCGTCACCGAGGTCGACAAGAGCGAGTTCCGCGACACCGTGCTGAAGAACGTCGCGTTCGAGACTTTCGGCTACCGCAAGGCCGACTGGGAACGCATTCAGGCGGTGAAGTAA
- a CDS encoding FadR/GntR family transcriptional regulator: MPLEAVEARRLYRQVADQLRSLIDSGEYAVGSRLPTERELAEQLKISRPTVREALIALEVEGRLRIRVGSGIYVIEPAAVAATAPASVIEGPFELLRAREFLESAIAEEAARVATKDDVARIDASLVAMENVEHPGEASMVHDRAFHIAIAGSLGNAVLVRVVGELFDQRLNPYFAQLAHYFESPGTWRTALDEHRAVRDAIAAHDPGAAREAMRDHLARSQERFAQNFGAESAAGLSSGRAARSTAKPTKPERAPKKKRAASSSARPR; the protein is encoded by the coding sequence GTGCCGCTGGAAGCTGTGGAGGCGAGACGGCTTTATCGCCAAGTCGCCGATCAATTGCGAAGCCTGATCGACAGCGGTGAGTACGCGGTCGGCAGCCGCTTGCCGACCGAGCGCGAACTCGCCGAGCAGCTCAAGATATCCAGGCCGACAGTGCGCGAAGCCCTGATCGCGCTCGAAGTCGAGGGCCGCCTCCGCATCCGCGTCGGTTCCGGCATCTATGTGATCGAGCCGGCGGCGGTTGCGGCGACCGCGCCTGCTTCCGTCATCGAGGGCCCGTTCGAGCTGCTGCGCGCCCGCGAGTTCCTGGAAAGCGCCATCGCCGAGGAAGCCGCGCGCGTGGCGACGAAGGACGACGTTGCCCGCATCGATGCATCCCTTGTCGCGATGGAGAATGTAGAACACCCCGGCGAAGCCTCGATGGTCCACGACCGCGCCTTCCACATCGCGATCGCCGGAAGCCTCGGCAATGCCGTTCTGGTGCGCGTGGTCGGCGAGTTGTTCGACCAGCGCCTCAATCCCTATTTCGCGCAGCTTGCGCATTATTTCGAGAGCCCGGGCACGTGGCGCACTGCACTCGACGAGCATCGCGCGGTGCGCGACGCGATCGCGGCGCATGATCCCGGGGCCGCGCGCGAAGCCATGCGCGATCATCTCGCGAGATCCCAGGAGCGCTTTGCGCAGAACTTCGGCGCCGAGAGCGCGGCAGGACTGTCCTCCGGGCGCGCGGCGCGATCGACGGCAAAACCGACAAAACCGGAACGTGCGCCGAAGAAGAAGCGAGCTGCGAGCAGCAGCGCGCGACCGAGATGA